The nucleotide sequence ttgcaggcaatctcaacactgtgcgttacagggaagacatcctcttccctcatgtggtacccttcctgcaggctcatcctgacatgaccctccagcatgacaatgccacgagccatactgcttgttctgtgcgtgatttcctgcaagacaggaatgtcagccATGCCCAGGCAAAGtgcggatctcaatcccattgagcacgtctgcgacctgttagatcggagggtgagggctagggccattccccccagaaatgtctgagaatttgcaggtgccttggtggaagagtggggtaacatctcacagcaagaactggcaaatcgggtgcagtccatgaggagatgcacctcagtacttaatgcagctggtggccacaccagatactgactgttacttttgattttgacccccacttttttcagagacacattattcaatttctgttagtcacatgtctgtgaaacttgttcagtttatgtctcagttgttgaatcttgctatgttcatacaaatatttacacatgtttttTTCCAGCGAACTTAACATTTGACgttgaggacgtttctttttttgctgagttgaccatcctcccctctctctgcctccctcccccttgttctgcctccctcagtctccccctccccccttactGTTTGAAGGAAATCTTCTGCTTCCTCTTGTGACAGTCCAGCACCCACTCCTTCCGGACGATGACGCCCCCTGCTGACTTCACCTGGCTGTACTTGGGGGTGTTGGAGAAGGCACAGCTGGATGAAGCAGATGATAAACCCTTGGTTAGTACAGCAGCATCCCagatggcactctattccctatatcgtaCACTACTTTCGACCACAGTCCAAAGGGACCGTGGCTACATCCaaatatggcaccctattccctgtatagtgcaatAAATAGGTTGCCCTATGGGATGCAGGCACTGAACGGAAGCCAGGGACAGACCACTACTACGGGAGAGCGTGATTAGGCCAATGTGGGTCACAGGGTCTGCTTTGCTTTCCATGCTGTTATTGTAATactcctgtagttacactaaTCTTGGATGTATATGATATGGAGACTATACTTGATAATATTACTCCTAAAAATATTACTACCACTATAATACTAGCCCCATTGTTGGTTGTATTCCACAAAATTCTTGTTGACCTGTTTCCAATATGTTCTAAACTCACTCTATTATCATTTTCATGCATCTTTAATTGATCAATATGTATTCAGATTATAATGAGAACCCAACTAAGGAGTACTAACTACAACCTCCGAGTTCCAGCACCCTCCATCTCTTCCACTCACATGAGGTGTGTGGCATCAGGGGTCCAGTCAGAGTGGTACTTGGCCCCCATGGCCAGGGCCTTGTCCCTCAGGTCCCCCCGGAAGGGGTTCTGGAAGCCGCTCAGCACAAACACCACCCCCTCCATGATCTTGTTGAGGGGAACAGGGGCCTCAGAGGAGCTGGACTGGGCTTTGGAGGGTTTGGGTCTGGACTTGGCTTCTGGTTTGGGCAGGCTCTCCTTCTTCTTGGTGTCTGGGGTATTCTGGGCAGGGGAGGCTGGGGTGAAAAGTATGCCAGAGGTGAGGAGAGTGGAAAATAGTTATATATTCTAGCAGGGTATTGCATTGATATATTAAACTTACTTTATTCACACAAGCATAGGTGAAAAAGGTGTAGAgtgagtggctgactgactgacttgcaGGGTGTCTTTACCTTTGTCAGTGCTGGGGCTGGGAGTACTGGCTGTGCTGGGTTTCACCTTGGGTTTCGGGGTGGTAGTGCCCAGTTCAGGGGAGCCCATAGGGCTGGGTTTCTTTGAGGGGGGTGGAGCGAGGGCAGACCGGCGCTCTTTACTGAACTCAAACTTCCTCTTCACTGGTGCCTAGGAAATAGGAGAGGATGGATAAAGCAATTTGTACTTATGGTAAAACCATGACAGAAATGTGTCCTCAAAGAGCAAAGCTGCTTTTCAAAAACTGCTGAAACTGCTTATCATTTCTAGAAGTGGGATAATCGACAAAAATAAGagaaaaacaaacaagcaaacaaatgCAGGTCCTAATTATGTTTACACTTATGCAAATGCATTTATAAGTGAGTAACATTGCCTCTTGCTTGAAAGAATGATCTCTCTCTGAGCCTCCGGGGAAAAAAATGTGCCACAAGCAAAACATATACCTCCATACTGTGTCATCTCCTTTCATTATTGATGatttacaatgtttacattaAATCTATACTACATTAGCTATGAGGGTGCAGTCTACCGAACAATCACATTGTACCTCTTTTTAAAGAAATCAATATGGTCtgcctctcaaatggcaccctattccctatattgtgcactacctttgaccaaggcccataagGCGCttgtcaaaactagtgcactatataggattataataaggtgccatttgggacataactaGTATCATAGCCTAGAGTTTCACGTCAGTTCACACTAGCCTGGAAGGACTTAATGAATGATTCACCATCAGTTCTGGTCTTAGAGAAGCCAATGATGCATCACTATGGGCTCtgatcaaaactagtgcactatatagggattacggtgccatttgggggaCACACCAAGCCTTGGTCCTTACCTGTGGTGGTGGAGAGCTGGAGGACGGTGGGGCTGAGGAGTggccagacccagacccagactgCAGGGTGGCAGCTGCATAGCTGAGCTTCTCAGTCTGTTTCTCAGTCTGCGAAACTGTGGGGGAGAAGAGGTGATGAGATTGTGAGAGAAGTTGGGAAATATTGTTACACATTTCTCACCCCACCAGCAGACCTTATGGTGCTTTTCGCTCACACACTCAATCACGCCACATCAATACGCACTAATAAACCTGCAATGTGAAATCAGCTGTAACTAGGCCTTTTGCTtgagtacagtagtagtacccTTGAGCGCTGGGCTGCCTTTGGAGGTGCTCTCTCTGTTGAAGAAGAGGCTGCCTGGCTGAAGACTAGGGCAAGCCGAGGGGGCCTCATCCTTCACCCGAAACTGGCCAAGCTTGGTCAACTTCTGTCATGGGGCAAGAGACGTTAGTGTTGGGAGAGCGTCTGATCAAGTCAGTCATGTTAGGAAAGCACAGGACATTGTACATAAACATAATTTGTGATGGTATGAATTCAAGTTAGTTCACTCAAATCAAAGGAAGTTTTGCAAAAAATGTGTCTACGCTCTAGGTGAGTCCATAGCCTAGCCCATCTGTTGTGTGGATCCAGCTATATGCCAATCCCAAATGATTGGGGAAGACAAGCACCAActaataaaacaaaataaaacagTGCCCGTTGGAGCATATTACAGGATATGTGCAACAGATGGTTGCATATGGACTTATATCTAAGATCACTTTAATGGTCAGAAAACGTGTAATTCAACTTGAGTGAAACTCTGCAAGCATTTTGATTTTATGATATAGTTTTATAGTGAATGAGTCTATTGAgtcagtctcagtggaaagtGGGTTATGTAGAAGGTTAAAGATGACGGCTGAGCTTCTCTTACCGGTGTTGTTGTGGTTGGTAGATCACTTTTTTCTGATGGTGAATGGAACTTCACGAAGGCCACTCCGTATGCTATGCTCTGAGGGTGGACAATGCCATTTGTCAACATGTCATTCCAATCTGTATCATTTTCATAAGGGTGAACAATAGGAACTGTGCTGAGACTAGTGATGTGACAGTAACTGAATAACCGTGAGGCTgacggttatggatgaagactGTCATTAAAACTGACGGCTTCTGATGAAGGCTGTCATTAAAATAactgtcaaaaaaaaaaaaataggcctacatttattttaggattttaaaatgttttattaactTTATTTTCATGGAGATAAACTTTACCGAATAGCGGGAATTTTTACTAATGATTATAAGCAAATGTTTTGCTAACAGTGTCTACAAAatgttctccatctcctctttgcAACTTTCCTTTGATGTTTGAGCAGCTAATCTCTAGATGCACGGGGGTGGAGAGTGCTATAGGCTAAGGCAAAAAAAATCATTTATGTGTGGACTTGTTTCATAAAATGGATGTTTTCATTGCTTGCTAGTAAATAAATACattgttatttaaaaaaaggttGGATGTGTCTGACTATTCATTAATTTTGCAACAGGAGTCGACAAGGTTGTTCTGGCTCTGAGGCCTATAATACACTAATGTTGTGTCGAATGGACAATGCGCCAATCCTCTCCAATCTGGCATGGTATAATTTGATTGGGAATCGTTTATTAATTTAAAGACTAATCTACGCTGGTCAGGCCCAGTTCTGGCTGATATGCCGCTCtagtcgttgttgctcctagacgtttccacttcacaataacagcacttagtcacccggagcagctctagcagggcagaaatttgacaaacacacgtgttggaaaggtggcatcctatgacggtgccacgttgaaagtcactgtgctcttcagtaaggcccttctgccaatgtttgtctatggagattgcatggctgtgtgctcaattttatacaccagtcagcaacaggtgcggctgaaatagctgattccactaatttgaaggtgtgtccacatacttttgtatatatagtgtacttgtCCTGCTTCTTGTAAATGTCAAATGTAGGAAAGTGCCCAGCTGGGCTTCTCAGTAAACAAAAATGTCCTTCACCTCACACAGTAGGAAGTCAACAAagtcagtttttatttttatttttttacatccaCTCAAATTATAATAGTTGCTCGCAATATTTGAAAACTATTTTTTAACAGAATCCCCCTCGATAATCAGAGTCGCAGATAAATAGGCTGTTGCGTGTATTTGTTTCTATTTTAAGGAGTGTCGATTTAATCTTCATACTATATCATAGCTGTCCCCTTCATACTTTACCTCATTATAGCCTACTATCAGAAAGCTTAAGGTAGGCCTAGttttttaaaatatgttttaagGAAAGGAGAAATATTTGCTTGTGTCTGACATACGCTGGTGGTTTTGATTGACGGGTgcaggttgtgtttgtgtgtgtgtgttttagttgaTTCTCTTAATAGAGTACCACAGAATGAGTCAAAATACCCATAAAAGCTattgtttttccaccattaaTTTTAGAAACGCTTCAAATAAGTGTTTTGTGTAGACTTACCTTGGCTTAATGTTCTGAGAAATGTGTAAAGCTCtttaggacaaggtgacttatcaatatatttgccGGTATTTACCCCcccaaaatgaaatgctaattagctgctaatgtggctatgaCGCTtttaaagaactacaaatgccatgatgaccTGGACGAGACTGACGAATTGAGGCAAAGGTATGAATCTCTGGATTGACTATCTAatgcagtggttcttaaccttgttggaagtaccgaaccccaccagtttcatatgcgcattcaccgaacccttaatTCAAATtgaaaacataggtatatatttggctggtgcacaaaatgaactgtgcgtcaacatcactgtgttcaaagaacaaaatcatcaaaacatgattttcacacaaaaacaaaaacataataatgaatatttactgcaaatcagtgtgacttctgctgttgcctttcggagaccagttcagaaatgtgcGGCTTCatcttggcaagtgccactctcatgtcattttcgcaacaaagtctgttccttttcttcgtttttatgtccagcatcctcgaaaAGGATTGATTAGGGCACAACGTAGCAAAATGTTTCGCAATGGAAAACGAAAATGGACATTTCCTATTGGACACGTGTAGTTAGTCCCACCCTGTTTCAGTCCTTTTGctgcctaatgaatatgaccctggtTTACAATGACTTTAGGTGGCATCATATACACACCCAAAGCTCTCTGTCCACTAAAGTTCTCTCTTAGTGGTGTGCAGCTCACCTTGTTGTACGGCTGGCTACACACAATCTTCACGCGGTCCCACTTCTCCTGGGCCTGAGCCTTCACCAGCTGGGTAGGGCCAAAGAAGCGTACACGGTTGGTGTTGGTGCTGTTACGGCTCTCCGTGGGGGACATGAAGGACGACGTGACCAGCAGAAcctgggagagacagtgagaggttCTCTTAGGAATTAAGCAGCACACTATACCTAATGGTAGTGCATTCAGTGTGGTAGATATCAGCGAGGTAAAAAGGTACTGCAATATACAGTAAGGGGGTGGCATACCTCATAGTCCTGGTCTTTGACAGAGGTTGAGTGTCCCACCAGCACCTCAATAAAAGCAGACCCTTCATTTCCTATGTCTATGCTGTACACCTGCTCTTCTTTCTCAAACTGAAACGATGGAGGAAAGAGCATGGGTTATTTAGTGCAAACTAGGAAAAAGCAAACAGGGCAATGCAATGTCacaatacatacagtgccttaagAAAAGTTCATACCCCTCCACTTATtcaacattttattgtgttactgcctgaattcaaaatggattacatagaTTTTCCCCCCCACATccatctagacacaataccccataatgacaaagtgaaaacatgtttttagaaatgtttgcaaatgtattgaaaattaaatacagaaatatctcatttataagtattcacacccctgacacaatactttgtagaagcacctttggcagcgattacagctgtgagtctttcagggtgagctttccacacctggattgtgcaaaaaaattaaaataatgttttcttcaagctctgtcaaattggttgttgatcattgctagacaactatttttcaggtcttgccatagatttgcaAGTagctgtaactcggccactcaggaacattcacagtcttcttggtaagcaactccagggtagatttggccttgtgattTAGGTTATTAACCTGCTGAAAAGTGAATGAATCTCcctgtgtctggtggaaagcagaatgaaccaggttttcctctagaatgttgtgtgtgcttagctccattccgtatCTTTTTTTTATAAACCCTTTATGACCCTACATTATAGATTCCATAAGgcctttagttatggcctagtttcCCCCCCAACATTGTGGTCTGAAAAACATGGCTCGTGGGCTATATATGCAGGGGTGTGAAGTAATTTGTCATTCCTGTTGGAATCAAGCTTTAGGGAGTAGGGATGTGACAATTGGAAATGTTTTCTTGTCAGTTAACAGACATTTATCGGTTTCCATTAAAACTATAAGAAAAATGCATCCAATTCCACGTGAATTCACAATGCAGATGGTCTACATGGAGCTTCACACGGAAAGAAAATTGTATCGCTGCTGCTGCTCTTTCTTTTCACATGGCACGTGTAGCTCGTTTTTGTTGTCCAATCACAAGTCATCAAACCGGCACTAGGCTAAAGTCAGAGCTAGAACCTCCATGTGGCAAGTTATTAGCcactggcctcccgagtggcgcagcggtctaaggcagtgcatctcagtgcttgatgtgtcgctacagacaccctggttcgaatccacgCTGTATCACAGcaggacgtgattgggagtcccaaaggagagcgcacaattggcccagcgtcgtccgggtttggccagtgtaggcagtcattgtaaatataaatgtgttcttaactgatttgcctagttaaataaaggttcaattatttTTTAGTAGATATCGAGCCTAATCAATGGAAGATGGAATTAAAATGACAGAACAAGAAGCTAAATGAGAAGGACAGACTACaacaccaagagccaacaggtaAACTGCTACTTAATAATCTGAATGGAGTTGTTACTGTAAGATTAAAAAGGGGAGAAACTGTATCGTTAAAGTTACGTAGTTTCAATTAGCTTAACTAACATAAAATAGCCATCTGGCTATCTAGCGCCTCTTGGTTTGATGCAGTCAATACAGGCACTATGTAATCCAGGGCTCTCCAAAcctgttcttggagagctactgtcctgtaggcttTCGCTCCAACTATAATCTAGAGCACCTGATGATAATAATTATCTGGTTTATAAACCGAATCAGGTTCGTTAAAACtggggttggagcaaaaacctacaggagggtagctctccaacTGGGGTTGAAGAGCCCTGATGTAATCAGATGAGATGATAAATAACAAGCAATAAGTAGTCTACCAGCGCACGTTGACTTGGTCgcaatctctctccccttcctgctcCCCTTGTCACTCACATTTGAGCTGCTGCTCTGCTTTTTTCCCCCCTACTAACGTTACAGCATTGTTGCGTCGGGTATTTATTaaactgcaaaacctggacccgtacaaataaGCTGGACATGACAATCTGGAcgctctatttctgaaactatccgccgccatcgTCGCAACCCcttttaccagcctgttcaacctctctttcatatcgtctgagatccccaaggattggaaagctgccgcagtcatccccttcttcaaagggggagacaccctggaacCAAACTGtgacagacctatatccatcctgccctgcctatctaaggtcttcgaaagccaagtcaacaaacaggtcactgaccatctcgaatcccaccgtaccttctccgttgtgcaatctggtttccgagccggtcacgggtgcacctcccctgccatgctcaaggtactaaacgatatcataaccgtcatcgataaaagacagtactgtgcagccgtcttcatagACCTTGCcgaggctttcgactctgtcaatcaccatattcttatcggcagactcagtagcctctgtttttctgatgactgccgtgcctggttcaccaactactttgcagacagagttcagtgtgtcaaatcggagggcatgctgtctggtcctctggcagtctctatgggggtgccacagggttcaattctcgggccaactcttttctgtgtatatcaatgatgttggtcttgctgcgggcgattccctgatccacctctacgcagacgacaccattctatatacttccggcccttccttggacactgtgctatctaacctccaaacgagcttcaatgccatacaacactccttccgtggcctccaaatgctcttaaaacgctagtaaaaccaaatgcatgcttttaaaccgttcgctgcctgcacccacacgcctgactagcatcaccaccctggatgattccgaccttgaatatgtggacatctataagtacctaggtgtctggctagattgtaaactctccttccagactcatatcaaacatatccaatcgaaaatcatgtcatctacaaaatagcttccaacactctactcagcaaactggatgcagtttatcacagtgccatccattttgtcactaaagcaccttataccacccaccacagcgacctgtatgctctagtcggctggccctcgctacatattcgtcgccagacccactggctccaggtcatctacaagtccatgctaggtaaagctccgccttatctcagttcactggtcacgatgtggcaacacccacccgtagcacgcgctccagcaggtgtatctcactgatcatccctaaagccaacacctcatttggccgcctttcgttccagttctctgctgcctgtgactggaacgaattgcaaaaattgctgaagttggagatttttatctccctcaccaacttcaaacatctgctatctgagcagctaaccgatcgctgcagctgtacatagtctatcggtaaataacccacccatttttacctacctcatccccatactgtttttatttaattacttttctgctcttttgcacaccaatatctctacctgtgcatgaccatctgataatttatcactccagtgttaatctgaaaaattgtaattatttgcctacctcatgccttttgcacacagcgtatatagactttttctattgtgttattgacttgttaattgtttactccatgtgtaactctgtgttgtctgttcacactgctatgctttatcttggccatgtcgcagttgcaaatgagaacttgttctcaactagcctacctggttattaaataaaggtgaaataaaaattttaaaaactTTTTAAAAAACTGTTATTTTCCCTTCATGATGACTACGATCGGGACCTGTTAGTGGTAGTTATTCAGTTAGGGAGTGTTTCCTTAAGGTTGAAGATGCCAATTTTGTTTAAAAATATTAACTTTTACACCCCTAATAGGGAAGATATTCAACAATTAATTATCTACAATCTGCATTCAGAACGACTGCTATGGTGAAGAACTCGTCACACAAGACTACCTCaaacatctaaactggaacaaccatctctgtaCGGGTGTAATAAGTCCAACCACTTACAGATTGGAATAATTTaggaaaatgtatgttatttgtCTTAGATCAATAAATTAGTGTATGcaaaaacatacagtatatattaaaACAAACTATTCCAAAAATCAACATCTAACAAAGCATGCTGGGAATATAAATGGGCCACTCCCAAGTATTTTTCACCGATAGAATTAACGGAAATTAACTCCGTTGAGTAATGACAAGCAGTGTTGATTCCACTGTGATTCAAATAACACTTCATTTATTCACTGCAGGTTGGGTCAATTTAAATCCaactggtgttaaccccactagaatcaacactaagatataacacacacacacaacacattttAACATCCTCAAATTTGCTGTGTGAATTGGAGTCAGTCAATTGTTAGACAATCCCATAAAAACAGAGTGCAGAAGTAGCCTATTACCTGTATAATGACTGAGGTTTGTTTCTCCCCTGCCTTTGCTGCTTTCCATTTTCTGTATGTGTCCGAGCTCAGCAGGTTGTCAGCCTTGTGAGTCTGCAAGGAAACAACAAGAATAGTTAGGACCCCATGAACTGCAATTGCCATCTGGTGTTGTTACCACTGGAAATAGGAGTTACTGTTTAAATTCAAGAAGAGACATttttgacaacaaaaaaattaCTGGGaagtgtagctagctaggtacttCGAATGGTGTATGcaaatactgtacagtactgttacaaTGATTATGTTCTGGTCTGAAAAAAAAGCAATGTGCAGACTGTATATATAAAGGGCTAGACAGTCGACATTATGCCTCAATCAGACAGCAAGcaaacctagctagctaacacgttAGGAAGGTAAGCAAACGGGTTAACGAATACTGTACTAGTTAATTAGTCTAGATAGTAGTTGGAAAACTTACATTGTCTTCAGTGCTGCAAGACACGATTTGCATGAGTTTTATCTCCGGCATTTTGCGCTAGTCACTTGACTTGTCAAAAAAGTAATGCcgctttatttttttatttttttcagctAATGAAAAGCTCTACGCATTCAGCTAGTTAGCAATTGCCTGGTTAGCAAACAATGGAACACGTTCATGGCTAGTTTATAGCAAACAAAACGCCTCTAATGCTCCATAGAAGTACACTGTTTAACATTTCTGTATTTAATATATTGTATTTTACTTCCCTGTGAATTTTATTATCATGTGAAGGCGGACAGAAACAGCCGGAATGTATTTGG is from Oncorhynchus gorbuscha isolate QuinsamMale2020 ecotype Even-year linkage group LG19, OgorEven_v1.0, whole genome shotgun sequence and encodes:
- the LOC124005444 gene encoding DNA repair protein XRCC1-like yields the protein MPEIKLMQIVSCSTEDNTHKADNLLSSDTYRKWKAAKAGEKQTSVIIQFEKEEQVYSIDIGNEGSAFIEVLVGHSTSVKDQDYEVLLVTSSFMSPTESRNSTNTNRVRFFGPTQLVKAQAQEKWDRVKIVCSQPYNKSIAYGVAFVKFHSPSEKSDLPTTTTPKLTKLGQFRVKDEAPSACPSLQPGSLFFNRESTSKGSPALKVSQTEKQTEKLSYAAATLQSGSGSGHSSAPPSSSSPPPQAPVKRKFEFSKERRSALAPPPSKKPSPMGSPELGTTTPKPKVKPSTASTPSPSTDKASPAQNTPDTKKKESLPKPEAKSRPKPSKAQSSSSEAPVPLNKIMEGVVFVLSGFQNPFRGDLRDKALAMGAKYHSDWTPDATHLICAFSNTPKYSQVKSAGGVIVRKEWVLDCHKRKQKISFKQYLMDGAESSSEGSDDEESEEEKERKTPQKRREEERQPTPRKTPIKKEEDLYGGSTDADEPGDESGMDTEDELKRVESESRQKKGEKERKGVEEEDPFGGSTDVNTDAEAEEDEPIPELPDFLTGKRFFLYGKFPNNDRRLLLRYIIAFNGAVEDYMSEKVQFVVTSEGWHDSFEDALMENGNLSFVKPTWIFAINDRQKTLPYQPYTVVP